The following coding sequences lie in one Papio anubis isolate 15944 unplaced genomic scaffold, Panubis1.0 scaffold1425, whole genome shotgun sequence genomic window:
- the LOC101001261 gene encoding LOW QUALITY PROTEIN: spermatogenesis-associated protein 31D1-like (The sequence of the model RefSeq protein was modified relative to this genomic sequence to represent the inferred CDS: inserted 5 bases in 3 codons; deleted 1 base in 1 codon; substituted 5 bases at 5 genomic stop codons) → HQGRPRRRRKGGTLKDGKSFQREVEEERKLLSILKSFGPPVSCGPLGQHHDTTRFRRLLCPDPLCQVCNRATADIQRLLSWESLKDAAPSVSPLTSAASATESSFTLSSTPSATPPEDLILSPRPKPSPLPQLILSPDLITSLADLFSPSSLGDPLPPXPVSPLDSKFPVDHSSPEELPFPLLPQHHIQRAEPNLYPVASMSLNTTFSLDSTICQDISQAMNPTDSRAHHHKPPIPSALPSEDCTVTPLKSRLTILKPFPEMLSLGGSGGTSTYAPTIKGIDHSCPASSEFSWWHPHAKDSFSSNFVPSDFMEELLTLHSSEASLGWHSVANLIQPVNISFVSHDILALLERQVKKRCDFLMWKENENKAGSFPTQLRPNYQLKSSRKMLASIADKHDLAASLTFWASKGKLEGQHIHQQPPYSKCFEDHLEQKYVQLFWGLPSLHSESLHPTVLGQRGHSSMFVFFNGITNTSISQESXVLPPPQPLSLPNTQALPLPQTLPQGQSPHLTQVQSHDQHQSPLPALLPSPLFLIRICGVCFHRPXNEARSLTPSEINLLECNMLQKVQESVWGELGQKQLENALTVYLSKKFEEINEGRMPGTMHSSWHSVKQTMSLAEESHSQIKHRNMAASVSEDHGVDTSQEISFLSSNKQKMFETHIKSSHMKMLWGVPHKVLEYMEIFKLKEDLSNSFSHFNFPSSATFISRGDTKDGVSKSNRQSTFQGGKLGTTSSVPVLDNPHHVTSPVGKEKPETLGRQFTDADHDLIETDSKDGASMPLRKGTTDFQGEKLETTSSFSTLGHPQLVSSPIDEEKQETLKREIADTDNDLTESVPTTEDGGQTFLPPAHSIIDEXQKQTIPASRCSTELPIMQAGAGRESRDKRESACNVNRLQGSRKTFPVTNGSKEMFKEEESCALQSQNRNNLTSSKSGSCLETNVKTSTSHETEIFPPRVSVPQDPKSSYLKNQMLSQLKLVQRKIANPQSHFTDMSXGLRXLEFQDLLTHPQGISSWDIETSQVPHVHLEDRGICAAQQQEPRVPTHVSQKCQVXNFSPVTKRVSPLRPKGGEVGGGDAGFGTSQLSQLRRKSHAIDNKTSRELLGSKSSLTLKTQPPPENLFRKWMKTFLQQFNKPSITYEEQESSQAKDSSLSSSVQNRGRVTSRAAFTGTTEAQKIRKDTGEFLXKLWHRHGIDVTCPQEPLASPVQLGKAKHGPDVEGRAEPVQGYPHNCTAPSRKVTCAKSCSQQAIFVGQNYPIMIKQIIDKYRQPEKVEAFKGKILCQSHPPSMPHRKPMPHSNPTCWCHVTLVCPAVPTSAKSTVFSDVPLPTGQKTLPKHFQGGKFSPTK, encoded by the exons cATCAGGGCAGacccaggaggagaaggaaaggtgGAACATTAAAAG ACGGCAAAAGTTTCCAGAGGGAagtagaagaggaaaggaagctgCTTTCTATTCTGAAAAG CTTTGGACCTCCTGTTTCCTGCGGTCCCCTGGGCCAGCATCATGATACCACCCGCTTTCGTCgactgttatgcccagaccccCTCTGTCAGGTGTGTAACAGAGCAACTGCTGATATCCAGCGACTGCTGTCTTGGGAGTCCCTGAAAGATGCTGCTCCTTCTGTGTCTCCTTTGACTTCTGCAGCTTCTGCAACTGAGTCATCGTTCACTCTGTCTTCCACCCCCTCAGCAACCCCTCCAGAAGACCTAATATTGTCCCCTCGGCCTAAGCCTTCTCCACTGCCCCAGTTAATTCTCTCACCTGACTTGATCACTTCCTTAGCTGACTTGTTTTCACCCTCATCACTGGGGGACCCTCTGCCACCATAGCCTGTTTCTCCCCTGGATTCCAAGTTCCCCGTAGACCATTCCTCACCCGAAGagcttccctttccccttctcccaCAACATCACATTCAGAGAGCAGAGCCCAACCTCTATCCTGTGGCCAGTATGTCTCTGAACACCACCTTTTCACTTGACTCCACCATATGCCAAGATATTTCCCAGGCCATGAATCCCACTGATTCGCGTGCTCATCATCACAAACCACCAATCCCATCTGCTTTACCATCAGAAGACTGCACTGTGACTCCGTTGAAATCAAGACTCACCATCTTGAAGCCTTTTCCGGAGATGTTATCTCTAGGTGGCTCTGGTGGGACATCCACCTATGCCCCAACAATCAAAGGCATTGACCATTCATGCCCTGCATCTTCAGAATTCTCCTGGTGGCATCCTCATGCCAAGGACTCTTTTTCCTCCAATTTTGTGCCATCTGATTTCATGGAGGAGCTTCTTACCCTTCattcttctgaggcctctttaGGGTGGCACTCTGTGGCCAACCTCATACAGCCTGTTAACATCTCCTTTGTCAGTCATGACATTCTGGCACTCTTGGAGAGACAAGTCAAAAAAAGGTGTGATTTCCTGatgtggaaagaaaatgaaaacaaagcaggATCTTTCCCAACACAACTTAGGCCAAACTACCAGCTAAAGTCTTCACGGAAAATGTTAGCCTCAATTGCTGATAAGCATGACTTGGCAGCCTCCCTTACTTTTTGGGCTAGTAAAGGCAAACTAGAGGGGCAGCACATCCATCAGCAGCCCCCATACTCTAAGTGCTTTGAGGACCATTTAGAACAAAAATATGTGCAGCTCTTCTGGGGTCTCCCATCTCTGCACAGCGAGTCTCTTCACCCTACTGTTCTTGGCCAACGTGGCCATTCCTCCATGTTTGTATTCTTCAATGGCATTACAAATACATCTATATCCCAGGAATCCTAAGTACTTCCCCCTCCCCAACCTCTGTCCTTGCCTAATACCCAAGCTCTACCCTTGCCTCAAACCCTGCCCCAAGGTCAGTCCCCACATCTCACTCAGGTCCAGTCCCACGATCAACATCAATCTCCACTCCCAGCCCTACTACCTAGTCCTCTATTCCTGATTAGGATCTGTGGAGTGTGTTTTCATAGACCCTAGAATGAGGCACGGTCTCTTACGCCATCTGAAATTAATCTTCTGGAGTGTAACATGTTGCAGAAAGTGCAGGAAAGTGTGTGGGGAGAG CTAGGTCAGAAACAACTTGAAAATGCCCTGACAGTATATTTGAGCAAGAAATTTGAGGAAATCAATGAGGGTCGAATGCCTGGGACTATGCATAGTTCATGGCATTCAGTCAAGCAGACAATGTCTCTTGCTGAGGAATCCCACAGCCAAATAAAACATCGAAATATGGCAGCATCGGTGAGTGAGGACCACGGCGTTGATACTTCCCAGGAGATTTCTTTCCTTAGCTCCAACAAACAAAAGATGTTTGAAACTCATATTAAATCTTCCCATATGAAGATGCTGTGGGGCGTTCCCCACAAGGTCCTGGAATATATGGAAATCTTCAAATTGAAAGAGGACCTTTCCAattccttttcccatttcaatTTTCCCTCCTCAGCCACCTTCATTTCTCGGGGAGATACCAAAGATGGGGTATCTAAGTCTAATAGACAAAGCACTTTCCAAGGAGGAAAGTTGGGAACAACAAGCTCAGTCCCTGTCCTCGATAATCCTCATCATGTCACTTCACCTGTTGGCAAAGAAAAACCAGAGACTCTAGGAAGACAATTTACTGATGCTGACCATGACCTTATAGAGACAGATTCCAAAGATGGGGCCTCCATGCCCCTTAGAAAAGGCACTACAGATTTTCAAGGAGAAAAGTTAGAAACAACAAGCTCATTCTCCACCCTGGGTCATCCTCAACTGGTCTCCTCACCTATTGATGAAGAAAAGCAGGAGACCCTGAAAAGAGAAATCGCTGATACTGACAATGATCTTACAGAAAGTGTCCCAACAACTGAGGATGGCGGACAGACTTTTCTGCCCCCCGCACACAGCATCATAGACG GTCAGAAACAGACTATACCGGCCAGTAGGTGCAGCACAGAGCTGCCCATAATGCAAGCTGGAGCTGGCCGTGAGTCAAGGGATAAGAGAGAGAGTGCCTGTAATGTTAACAGGCTTCAGGGCAGTAGAAAGACCTTTCCTGTCACCAATGGGTCGAAGGAGATGTTCAAGGAAGAGGAGAGCTGTGCTCTTCAATCACAAAATAGGAACAACTTGACATCCAGCAAGTCAGGAAGCTGCTTAGagacaaatgtaaaaacaagCACATCTCATGAAACTGAAATTTTCCCACCAAGAGTATCAGTTCCCCAAGATCCTAAATCATCATATCTTAAAAATCAGATGCTGAGTCAGCTAAAGTTGGTCCAGAGAAAGATAGCCAATCCTCAGAGCCATTTCACTGACATGTC CGGTCTTAGATAACTTGAGTTCCAGGACTTACTGACTCATCCCCAGGGCATTTCAAGTTGGGACATAGAAACTTCCCAGGTGCCGCATGTCCACTTGGAGGACAGAGGGATCTGTGCGGCACAGCAGCAGGAGCCCAGGGTCCCTACCCATGTCTCACAGAAATGCCAAGTTTAGAATTTTTCACCAGTTACAAAGAGAGTGAGCCCTCTAAGACCCAAGGGAGGAGAGGTTGGTGGAGGGGATGCAGGGTTCGGGACATCCCAACTTTCCCAACTCAGGAGAAAGAGCCACGCTATTGATAACAAGACATCAAGGGAGTTGCTTGGGAGCAAATCTTCCCTAACCTTGAAAACACAGCCTCCTCCTGAAAACCTTTTCAGAAAGTGGATGAAGACCTTTTTGCAGCAGTTTAATAAACCCAGCATAACATATGAAGAACAAGAAAGTTCCCAGGCAAAGGATAGCTCCCTGTCATCATCTGTGCAGAATAGAGGTCGAGTTACAAGCAGAGCTGCTTTTACTGGGACTACTGAAGCTCAGAAAATTAGGAAAGACACTGGGGAGTTCCT GAAGCTGTGGCATAGGCATGGGATAGATGTCACCTGTCCCCAAGAGCCCCTTGCCTCCCCAGTACAACTTGGGAAAGCTAAGCACGGGCCAGATGTGGAGGGCAGAGCAGAGCCTGTCCAGGGCTATCCCCACAACTGCACAGCTCCCTCCCGCAAAGTGACATGTGCCAAATCTTGCAGCCAACAAGCTATCTTTGTTGGCCAGAATTATCCTATAATGATTAAACAGATCATAGACAAGTACAGACAGCCCGAGAAAGTTGAGGCATTTAAGGGGAAGATATTGTGTCAAAGCCATCCCCCATCCATGCCCCACAGGAAGCCTATGCCACATTCAAACCCCACTTGTTGGTGTCATGTCACCCTGGTGTGTCCAGCTGTCCCAACCAGTGCTAAAAGCACTGT